One genomic region from Listeria monocytogenes encodes:
- a CDS encoding RNA polymerase sporulation sigma factor SigH: MDNSVNQEELAMLELARSGDTEALEYFFSKYQSVIYWKSTQYFLQGAERDDLIQEAMIGLFKAIRDYDKTKEASFRSFAEMCINRQLLSAVKRASRQKNIPLNNSVSLDTPMAEDDVDWTLLDVISEKAAETPEDFLIKNEDLTHVARQLEQVTSEFEKEVLKQYLEGKSYQEMALFFNKKEKAIDNALQRVKKKMMKQLE, translated from the coding sequence GTGGATAATTCAGTGAATCAAGAAGAACTTGCGATGCTCGAACTAGCGAGAAGTGGTGATACAGAAGCGTTAGAATATTTTTTCAGTAAGTATCAGTCTGTTATTTACTGGAAATCAACCCAATATTTTCTGCAAGGTGCGGAGCGGGACGATTTAATCCAAGAAGCGATGATTGGTCTTTTCAAAGCGATTCGTGATTATGACAAAACCAAAGAAGCTTCTTTTCGATCTTTTGCAGAAATGTGTATTAACAGGCAGCTACTTTCGGCGGTGAAGCGGGCGTCTAGACAGAAGAATATTCCGCTTAATAATTCTGTTTCACTCGATACACCAATGGCTGAGGATGATGTGGACTGGACTTTATTAGATGTGATTTCCGAAAAAGCAGCCGAAACTCCAGAAGACTTTTTAATCAAAAACGAAGATTTAACGCATGTAGCACGTCAACTAGAACAAGTCACAAGCGAATTTGAAAAAGAAGTATTAAAACAGTATTTAGAAGGTAAGAGCTATCAAGAAATGGCACTTTTCTTCAACAAAAAAGAGAAAGCAATCGATAATGCCCTACAACGCGTCAAAAAGAAAATGATGAAACAGCTAGAATGA
- the rpmG gene encoding 50S ribosomal protein L33 → MKKKTSLACSECGSRNYTVNVSGTQKETRLEVKKFCRHCNKHTLHRETK, encoded by the coding sequence ATGAAGAAGAAAACATCCCTCGCTTGTTCTGAGTGTGGTTCAAGAAACTATACAGTCAATGTTAGCGGGACGCAGAAAGAAACTCGCTTAGAAGTGAAGAAATTCTGCCGACACTGCAATAAACATACATTACATCGAGAAACAAAATAG
- the secE gene encoding preprotein translocase subunit SecE: protein MSAIAKFFRNVSSEMHKVTWPTRKELLTYTVTVVITVVLFALFFMLIDFGIEQIIKLIV from the coding sequence ATGTCTGCAATAGCAAAATTCTTTCGGAATGTTTCATCCGAAATGCACAAAGTTACGTGGCCAACTAGAAAAGAACTTTTAACCTACACAGTAACAGTAGTTATTACAGTAGTTTTATTTGCTTTATTCTTTATGTTAATTGATTTCGGTATCGAACAAATTATTAAACTTATCGTGTAG
- the nusG gene encoding transcription termination/antitermination protein NusG produces the protein MEKNWYVVHTYSGYENKVKANLEKRVESMGMSDKIFRVIVPEEEETEVKNGKTKTIKRKVFPGYVLVEIVMTDDSWYVVRNTPGVTGFVGSAGSGSKPTPLLPEEADRILKSMGMVEKRAEADFEIGETVMVKEGPFADFSGKVDEMDNDKGKAKVMVNMFGRETPVEVDFNQIEKL, from the coding sequence ATGGAAAAAAATTGGTATGTAGTTCATACTTACTCCGGTTATGAAAATAAAGTCAAAGCAAACTTAGAAAAACGTGTAGAATCAATGGGCATGTCAGATAAAATCTTTCGCGTGATCGTACCGGAAGAAGAAGAAACAGAAGTGAAAAATGGTAAAACAAAAACAATTAAACGTAAAGTTTTCCCTGGTTATGTACTAGTAGAAATCGTTATGACAGATGACTCTTGGTATGTAGTTCGTAATACTCCAGGTGTTACAGGCTTCGTTGGTTCAGCAGGTTCTGGATCAAAGCCAACACCATTACTTCCAGAAGAAGCAGATCGTATTCTTAAAAGCATGGGCATGGTTGAAAAACGTGCAGAAGCTGACTTTGAAATTGGTGAAACAGTTATGGTCAAAGAAGGACCATTCGCTGACTTCTCCGGTAAAGTGGACGAAATGGACAACGACAAAGGTAAAGCAAAAGTCATGGTTAACATGTTTGGACGTGAAACGCCAGTCGAAGTGGATTTCAACCAAATCGAAAAACTTTAA
- a CDS encoding immunity 63 family protein: MDKAKQIYLEFKREADFFELDFPLFLGDGPGFGELCMDYSEQDGYMLYGYERGKRNSEFKTTDFDEFKYEVFLHICWYMGMEFELRHRKEDIERDDNILETDTRKIAFEKTLQLLKMVNPAWIDKAAIGYSNYLNLWRKNKNVYFDKEAMQFKVNL; encoded by the coding sequence ATGGACAAAGCAAAGCAGATTTATCTGGAATTTAAACGAGAAGCCGATTTTTTTGAACTCGATTTCCCATTGTTCTTAGGTGATGGTCCAGGTTTCGGCGAGCTTTGTATGGATTATAGTGAACAAGATGGTTACATGCTATATGGTTATGAACGCGGGAAACGTAACAGTGAATTTAAAACAACAGACTTTGACGAATTTAAATATGAGGTTTTCTTGCATATTTGTTGGTATATGGGAATGGAGTTTGAACTGCGTCACCGCAAAGAAGATATCGAACGCGATGATAATATCCTAGAAACAGATACCAGAAAAATTGCTTTTGAAAAAACATTGCAACTACTAAAAATGGTGAATCCGGCGTGGATAGATAAGGCAGCAATTGGCTACTCGAACTATTTGAACTTATGGCGAAAAAATAAAAATGTATATTTCGATAAAGAAGCTATGCAGTTCAAAGTAAATTTATAA
- the rplK gene encoding 50S ribosomal protein L11 gives MAKKVIKEVKLQIPAGKANPAPPVGPALGQAGVNIMGFCKEFNARTADQAGLIIPVVITVFEDRSFTFITKTPPAAVLLKKAAKVEKGSGEPNKTKVASVTRAQVQEIAETKMPDLNAANVESAMLMVEGTARSMGITIQD, from the coding sequence GTGGCAAAAAAAGTGATTAAAGAAGTTAAACTTCAAATTCCAGCAGGTAAAGCAAATCCTGCACCTCCAGTTGGACCTGCATTAGGTCAAGCTGGCGTAAACATCATGGGATTCTGTAAAGAGTTTAATGCTCGCACAGCCGATCAAGCTGGTCTTATTATTCCTGTTGTGATCACTGTATTTGAAGACCGTTCGTTTACGTTCATCACTAAAACTCCACCAGCAGCTGTATTACTTAAAAAAGCAGCTAAAGTGGAAAAAGGATCCGGTGAACCAAACAAAACAAAAGTTGCATCTGTAACTCGCGCTCAAGTACAGGAAATTGCTGAAACAAAAATGCCAGACCTTAACGCTGCAAATGTTGAATCTGCAATGCTAATGGTTGAAGGTACTGCACGTTCTATGGGTATCACTATCCAAGACTAA
- the rplA gene encoding 50S ribosomal protein L1, protein MAKKGKKYQDALKQIDANKVYTAEEAVELAKKIDFAKFDATVEVAFRLGVDPKKADQQIRGAVVLPNGTGKTQRVLVFAKGEKAKEAEAAGADYVGESEFVEKINQGWFEFDVIVATPDMMGEVGKLGRVLGPKGLMPNPKTGTVTMDVTKAVNEIKAGKVEYRVDKAGNVHAAIGKVSFDAAKLVENFRTVNDVLQKAKPAAAKGTYVKNLSVTTTFGPGIKVDPASL, encoded by the coding sequence ATGGCTAAGAAAGGCAAAAAGTATCAAGATGCTTTAAAACAAATTGATGCAAACAAAGTTTACACTGCAGAAGAAGCAGTTGAACTTGCTAAAAAAATTGACTTCGCTAAATTCGATGCAACTGTTGAAGTAGCATTCCGTCTTGGCGTTGACCCTAAAAAAGCGGACCAACAAATCCGCGGTGCTGTTGTATTACCAAACGGTACTGGTAAAACTCAACGCGTATTAGTATTCGCAAAAGGTGAAAAAGCTAAAGAAGCTGAGGCTGCTGGAGCTGATTACGTTGGTGAATCTGAATTCGTTGAAAAAATCAACCAAGGTTGGTTTGAATTTGACGTTATCGTTGCTACACCTGACATGATGGGTGAAGTTGGTAAATTAGGCCGTGTCCTTGGACCAAAAGGTTTAATGCCAAACCCTAAAACTGGTACAGTAACTATGGACGTAACTAAAGCAGTTAACGAAATTAAAGCTGGTAAAGTAGAATACCGTGTTGATAAAGCTGGTAACGTCCACGCTGCAATCGGTAAAGTATCTTTTGATGCTGCTAAACTAGTAGAAAACTTCCGTACTGTGAATGACGTTCTACAAAAAGCAAAACCTGCTGCTGCGAAAGGTACTTACGTGAAAAATCTTTCCGTAACAACTACTTTCGGACCTGGAATCAAAGTCGACCCAGCAAGCTTATAA
- the rplJ gene encoding 50S ribosomal protein L10 — protein sequence MSKVLEAKQSAVEEIKTKLSASASTVIVDYRGLNVGEITDLRKQLRDAGIEFKVYKNSLTRRAVEANGYEGLEGALTGPNAIAFSNEDVVAPAKILNDFAKDHEALEIKAGVIEGKVASLEEIKALATLPSREGLLSMLCNVLQAPVRGLAIATKAVADQKEGQEA from the coding sequence ATGAGTAAAGTTCTTGAAGCTAAACAAAGTGCAGTAGAAGAAATTAAAACAAAATTATCAGCTAGTGCGTCTACAGTAATTGTTGATTACCGCGGCTTAAACGTTGGCGAAATCACTGACTTACGTAAACAATTGCGTGATGCTGGTATTGAGTTTAAAGTTTACAAAAACTCACTAACTCGCCGTGCTGTTGAAGCTAACGGTTACGAAGGTTTAGAAGGAGCTCTAACTGGTCCTAACGCAATCGCATTCAGTAATGAAGACGTAGTTGCGCCTGCGAAAATTCTTAACGATTTCGCTAAAGATCACGAAGCACTAGAAATCAAAGCCGGTGTTATTGAAGGTAAAGTTGCTTCTCTTGAAGAAATTAAAGCACTTGCAACACTTCCATCACGCGAAGGATTGCTATCTATGCTTTGCAACGTACTTCAAGCTCCAGTTCGCGGTCTTGCTATCGCTACTAAAGCTGTTGCTGACCAAAAAGAAGGACAAGAAGCATAA
- the rplL gene encoding 50S ribosomal protein L7/L12 has product MALNIEEIIASVKEASVLELNDLVKAIEEEFGVTAAAPVAVAAAGGAAAEQTEFTVELASAGDSKIKVIKVVREITGLGLKEAKELVDNAPKALKEGIAKDEAEEIKAKLEEVGANVEVK; this is encoded by the coding sequence ATGGCTTTAAACATTGAAGAAATCATTGCTTCCGTAAAAGAAGCATCTGTATTAGAACTTAACGATTTAGTAAAAGCAATCGAAGAAGAATTTGGCGTAACTGCTGCTGCTCCTGTAGCTGTAGCTGCTGCTGGTGGCGCTGCTGCTGAGCAAACTGAATTCACTGTAGAACTAGCTTCTGCTGGAGATTCTAAAATCAAAGTAATTAAAGTGGTTCGTGAAATCACTGGTCTTGGCTTAAAAGAAGCTAAAGAATTAGTTGACAACGCTCCTAAAGCTCTTAAAGAAGGCATTGCTAAAGACGAAGCTGAAGAAATCAAAGCTAAACTTGAAGAAGTTGGCGCTAACGTAGAAGTTAAATAA
- a CDS encoding class I SAM-dependent methyltransferase: MTNNHYYTNDETIKHNRKTWQVMLKGFNMSFTSDNGVFSKNTVDFGSKLLIESFELETKTGKILDVGCGYGPMGLTVAKAFPDSQIEMVDVNLRALELAKENAEINKITNTHIYESSVYDNVTANDYQAIISNPPIRAGKRIVHAILEGAYNHLQETGELWIVIQKKQGGPSAEKKMEEVFGNVETVAKDKGYFIFKSVKN, from the coding sequence TTGACTAACAATCATTACTACACAAACGACGAAACAATTAAACACAACCGAAAAACATGGCAAGTGATGTTAAAAGGTTTTAATATGAGTTTTACAAGTGACAATGGCGTGTTTTCCAAAAACACAGTCGATTTTGGCTCAAAATTATTGATTGAGTCTTTTGAATTAGAAACGAAAACAGGGAAAATTTTGGATGTTGGTTGTGGCTATGGTCCGATGGGGTTAACGGTAGCGAAAGCGTTCCCTGATAGCCAAATTGAAATGGTGGATGTTAATTTGCGTGCGCTAGAACTCGCGAAAGAAAATGCGGAAATCAATAAAATTACGAATACGCATATCTATGAAAGTTCGGTTTATGATAACGTAACTGCGAACGACTACCAAGCGATTATTAGTAATCCGCCAATTCGTGCAGGGAAAAGAATTGTTCATGCGATTTTAGAAGGTGCTTACAATCACTTGCAAGAAACCGGAGAACTTTGGATTGTTATTCAAAAGAAACAAGGCGGTCCATCTGCTGAAAAGAAAATGGAAGAAGTTTTCGGCAACGTTGAAACAGTCGCAAAAGATAAGGGCTATTTTATTTTCAAAAGTGTTAAAAATTAA
- a CDS encoding RtcB family protein, translated as MLTLKGKYNEAKVFTDNVDDNTIGEIITLCNQPFAKDSKIRIMPDTHGGKGCVIGTTMTIQDKIVPNLVGVDIGCGLYVVKLKPGKLKMDFDKLDKVIRERVPSGSKTHDKPVDEFDLEGVVAPIHRGWVARSIGTLGGGNHFIEVNQGSDGIYLVIHSGSRVLGKEIAEYHQEVAYKRLDILRKELKLDATAAKKRGNLEMANNLNGEREQVKLDYDLSYVTGSDLNHYLNDMEIAQKFAARNRYIMAETILKAMKWNKAVVSAFDCVHNYIDIDNRMLRKGATSAQLGEQIIVPLNMRDGSILATGKGNADWNYSAPHGAGRMLSRSKAKAQISLESYQAAMKDVWTTSVSKKTIDEAPKAYKSAKQLLVDVEDTMDIQEIIKPLYNFKA; from the coding sequence ATGCTAACATTAAAAGGAAAATATAACGAAGCGAAAGTTTTTACAGATAATGTGGACGACAATACCATCGGGGAAATTATTACGTTGTGTAATCAACCGTTTGCGAAGGATAGTAAAATTCGCATCATGCCCGACACGCACGGTGGTAAAGGCTGTGTGATTGGAACGACAATGACAATTCAAGATAAAATTGTACCAAATTTGGTTGGAGTGGACATCGGTTGCGGACTGTATGTAGTGAAACTAAAACCTGGCAAGTTAAAAATGGATTTTGATAAGCTAGATAAAGTTATTCGCGAACGAGTGCCATCCGGAAGCAAAACACACGATAAGCCTGTAGATGAATTTGATTTGGAAGGTGTAGTTGCGCCAATTCATCGCGGCTGGGTAGCTAGAAGTATAGGGACGCTTGGTGGCGGGAACCATTTTATTGAGGTGAATCAAGGCTCTGACGGTATTTACCTTGTAATCCATAGTGGAAGTCGGGTGCTTGGTAAAGAAATCGCGGAATATCACCAAGAGGTAGCTTATAAAAGATTAGACATATTGCGTAAAGAATTAAAATTAGATGCAACTGCTGCGAAAAAACGTGGCAATTTAGAAATGGCTAATAACTTGAACGGTGAGCGAGAGCAAGTGAAATTGGATTATGACTTATCCTATGTGACGGGCTCTGATTTAAACCATTATTTAAATGACATGGAAATTGCACAAAAATTTGCAGCGCGTAATCGTTACATCATGGCAGAAACTATTTTAAAAGCGATGAAGTGGAATAAGGCAGTTGTTTCGGCGTTTGATTGTGTGCATAATTATATTGATATCGACAACCGCATGCTTAGAAAAGGTGCGACATCTGCTCAGCTTGGGGAGCAAATTATCGTTCCGCTTAATATGCGTGATGGCAGCATTCTTGCAACGGGTAAAGGAAATGCAGATTGGAATTACTCGGCGCCACACGGGGCGGGAAGGATGCTAAGTCGCTCTAAAGCAAAAGCGCAAATCAGTTTAGAGAGCTATCAGGCAGCGATGAAAGACGTTTGGACTACTTCTGTTTCTAAAAAAACAATTGATGAAGCTCCAAAAGCCTATAAATCAGCTAAACAATTACTTGTTGATGTAGAAGATACGATGGATATTCAAGAAATAATTAAACCGTTATACAATTTCAAAGCATGA
- the rpoB gene encoding DNA-directed RNA polymerase subunit beta has product MSGHSGHDVKYGRHRTRRSFARISEVLELPNLIEIQTASYQWFLDEGLREMFRDISPIEDFAGNLSLEFIDYDLGEPKYSVEESKNRDANYAAPLRVKLRLINKETGEVKDQEVFMGDFPLMTEMGTFIINGAERVIVSQLVRSPGVYFNGKLDKNGKKGFGSTVIPNRGAWLEYETDAKDVVHVRIDRTRKLPVTVLLRALGFGSDQEIIDLIGDNDYLRNTLEKDNTDNAEKALLEIYERLRPGEPPTVDNARSLLVSRFFDPKRYDLASVGRYKINKKLHLKNRLFNQTLAETLVDPETGEIIASKGDILDRRNLDQIIPNLENGVGFRTLRPTDGVMEDSVLVQSIKIYAPNDEEKEINIIGNAYIEENVKHITPSDIISSISYFFNLLHGVGDTDDIDHLGNRRLRSVGELLQNQFRIGLSRMERVVRERMSIQDMTTITPQQLINIRPVVASIKEFFGSSQLSQFMDQTNPLGELTHKRRLSALGPGGLTRERAGYEVRDVHYSHYGRMCPIETPEGPNIGLINSLSSFAKVNKFGFIETPYRRVDPETNRVTDKIDYLTADEEDNYVVAQANSKLDEQGTFTEEEVMARFRSENLAVEKERIDYMDVSPKQVVSVATACIPFLENDDSNRALMGANMQRQAVPLMHPEAPFVGTGMEHVSAKDSGAAVTAKHDGIVEHVEAREIWVRRVSLVDGKEVTGGIDKYTLRKFVRSNQGTCYNQRPNVAEGDRVVKGEILGNGPSMDSGELALGRNVLVAFMTWDGYNYEDAIIMSERLVKDDVYTSIHIEEFESEARDTKLGPEEMTRDIPNVGEDALRDLDERGIIRVGAEVKDNDLLVGKVTPKGVTELTAEERLLHAIFGEKAREVRDTSLRVPHGGGGIVLDVKIFTREAGDELPPGVNQLVRVYIVQKRKIHEGDKMAGRHGNKGVISRILPEEDMPFMPDGTPVDIMLNPLGVPSRMNIGQVLELHLGMAARALGIHVATPVFDGANEEDVWSTVEEAGMARDAKTILYDGRSGEAFDNRISVGVMYMIKLAHMVDDKLHARSTGPYSLVTQQPLGGKAQFGGQRFGEMEVWALEAYGAAYTLQEILTIKSDDVVGRVKTYEAIVKGESVPEPGVPESFKVLIKELQSLGMDVKMLSADEEEIEMRDMDDDDFTNQNDAFNIVQPENAAAEKTE; this is encoded by the coding sequence TTGTCAGGACATTCAGGACATGATGTAAAATATGGACGGCATCGTACGCGTAGAAGTTTTGCGCGAATCAGTGAAGTACTTGAATTACCAAACTTAATTGAGATTCAAACAGCTTCTTACCAATGGTTCTTAGATGAAGGGCTACGTGAGATGTTCCGCGATATTTCGCCAATTGAGGATTTTGCGGGTAATTTATCTTTAGAATTCATTGATTACGATCTTGGAGAGCCGAAATATTCGGTAGAAGAATCTAAGAACCGTGATGCAAACTATGCGGCTCCACTGCGCGTGAAGTTGCGCCTAATCAACAAAGAAACCGGCGAAGTAAAAGACCAAGAAGTATTTATGGGTGATTTCCCACTAATGACTGAAATGGGTACGTTCATTATTAATGGGGCAGAACGTGTTATCGTTTCCCAGTTAGTTCGTTCTCCAGGTGTTTACTTCAATGGAAAACTAGACAAAAATGGTAAAAAAGGCTTTGGTTCTACTGTCATCCCTAACCGTGGGGCTTGGCTTGAGTATGAAACAGATGCTAAAGACGTTGTACACGTTCGTATTGACCGTACACGTAAATTACCAGTAACTGTTTTACTTCGTGCACTAGGCTTTGGTTCCGATCAAGAAATTATTGATTTAATCGGGGACAATGACTACTTGCGCAACACGCTTGAAAAAGACAACACTGACAATGCTGAAAAAGCACTTCTAGAAATTTACGAAAGATTACGTCCGGGTGAACCCCCAACAGTTGATAACGCTAGAAGCTTACTAGTTTCTCGTTTCTTTGATCCAAAACGCTACGATCTTGCAAGCGTTGGACGTTATAAAATCAACAAAAAATTACATCTAAAAAACCGTCTATTCAACCAAACATTAGCAGAAACTTTAGTGGATCCAGAAACTGGTGAAATTATCGCTTCTAAAGGTGACATATTGGATCGTCGTAATTTAGATCAAATTATTCCTAATTTAGAAAACGGTGTAGGTTTCCGCACACTTCGTCCAACTGATGGAGTGATGGAAGATAGCGTACTCGTTCAATCTATTAAAATTTACGCACCAAATGATGAAGAAAAAGAAATCAACATCATCGGTAACGCGTATATCGAAGAAAACGTAAAACACATCACGCCTTCTGATATTATTTCATCCATTAGCTACTTCTTTAACTTGCTACATGGTGTTGGCGATACAGATGACATCGATCACCTAGGTAATCGTCGTCTTCGTTCTGTTGGTGAACTTTTACAAAACCAATTCCGTATCGGTTTATCTCGTATGGAACGTGTGGTTCGTGAACGTATGTCTATTCAAGATATGACTACAATTACACCACAACAATTGATTAATATTCGTCCAGTAGTTGCATCTATCAAAGAATTCTTTGGTAGCTCGCAGTTATCTCAGTTCATGGATCAAACAAATCCACTTGGCGAACTTACGCATAAACGTCGTCTTTCAGCGCTTGGACCTGGTGGTTTGACGCGTGAACGTGCTGGTTATGAAGTACGTGACGTGCATTACTCTCACTATGGCCGTATGTGTCCGATTGAAACGCCAGAGGGACCAAACATTGGTTTGATTAACTCCCTTTCTTCTTTCGCAAAAGTAAATAAATTCGGCTTTATCGAAACACCTTACCGCCGCGTAGATCCTGAAACAAACCGTGTTACAGATAAAATTGATTATCTAACTGCGGATGAAGAGGATAATTACGTAGTAGCGCAAGCGAACTCGAAATTAGACGAACAAGGTACTTTCACAGAAGAAGAAGTTATGGCTCGTTTCCGTTCAGAAAACTTAGCGGTAGAAAAAGAACGTATTGACTACATGGATGTATCTCCTAAACAGGTTGTATCTGTTGCGACAGCATGTATTCCGTTCCTTGAAAACGATGATAGTAACCGTGCGCTAATGGGAGCGAACATGCAACGTCAAGCAGTTCCTCTTATGCACCCTGAAGCTCCATTTGTTGGAACAGGTATGGAACACGTATCTGCAAAAGACTCTGGTGCTGCTGTAACTGCCAAACATGACGGTATTGTAGAACACGTTGAAGCTCGCGAAATCTGGGTTCGTCGTGTATCTCTAGTGGATGGCAAAGAAGTAACTGGCGGAATCGATAAATATACTTTACGTAAATTTGTTCGTTCTAACCAAGGTACTTGTTATAACCAACGTCCAAACGTTGCAGAAGGTGACCGCGTTGTTAAAGGAGAAATCCTTGGTAACGGTCCATCAATGGATTCCGGTGAACTTGCACTTGGTCGTAACGTACTAGTTGCGTTCATGACTTGGGATGGTTATAACTACGAGGATGCGATCATCATGAGTGAACGTCTTGTAAAAGATGACGTTTATACTTCGATTCATATTGAAGAATTTGAATCAGAAGCTCGTGATACAAAACTCGGACCTGAAGAAATGACTCGTGATATTCCAAATGTTGGGGAAGACGCTTTACGTGATCTTGACGAACGTGGAATTATCCGTGTTGGTGCTGAAGTAAAAGACAACGACCTTCTAGTTGGTAAAGTAACACCAAAAGGAGTTACTGAATTAACTGCAGAAGAACGTTTATTACACGCTATCTTTGGTGAAAAAGCACGTGAAGTTCGTGATACTTCATTACGTGTACCTCACGGCGGCGGCGGAATCGTGCTTGACGTGAAGATCTTTACACGTGAAGCAGGCGACGAACTACCACCTGGAGTAAACCAATTAGTACGTGTTTATATTGTACAAAAACGTAAAATCCATGAAGGCGATAAAATGGCCGGACGTCACGGTAACAAAGGGGTTATCTCCCGTATTTTACCTGAAGAAGATATGCCATTTATGCCAGACGGAACACCTGTTGATATCATGCTTAACCCACTAGGGGTACCATCTCGTATGAATATCGGACAAGTACTTGAGCTACACTTAGGTATGGCTGCTCGTGCTTTAGGAATTCACGTTGCAACACCAGTATTTGATGGTGCGAATGAAGAAGATGTTTGGAGCACAGTGGAAGAAGCCGGAATGGCCCGCGATGCGAAAACAATTCTTTATGACGGACGTTCTGGTGAAGCATTCGATAACCGTATCTCTGTTGGTGTAATGTACATGATCAAACTTGCCCACATGGTTGATGATAAACTTCATGCACGTTCAACTGGACCTTACTCTCTAGTAACGCAACAACCTCTTGGTGGTAAAGCACAATTTGGTGGACAACGTTTTGGGGAAATGGAAGTATGGGCACTTGAAGCATATGGTGCCGCTTATACTCTTCAAGAAATCCTAACGATTAAATCCGATGACGTGGTTGGTCGTGTGAAAACTTACGAAGCGATTGTTAAAGGCGAAAGCGTTCCAGAACCTGGTGTGCCAGAATCCTTCAAAGTACTCATCAAAGAGCTTCAAAGTCTTGGAATGGACGTTAAAATGCTTTCCGCAGACGAAGAAGAAATCGAGATGCGTGACATGGATGATGACGACTTTACTAATCAAAATGATGCCTTCAATATCGTACAACCGGAAAATGCAGCCGCTGAAAAGACTGAGTAA